One genomic segment of Scylla paramamosain isolate STU-SP2022 chromosome 11, ASM3559412v1, whole genome shotgun sequence includes these proteins:
- the LOC135104670 gene encoding uncharacterized protein LOC135104670 has translation MNSTDNTKANTDVVPVHAVAVKLLPFCSKEAVSWFRRAEVQFHLRKITDPRTKADYVLEAVPEELFPRIAAWLDNQVKDVEYEDLKSYLLQEFTLSVSARAQHLLSMPQTPLGDTTAHTAWNEMQALATLPDLDPKTNKPRRIDLLRELWLQRLPSSVRADLHEVDDCPMEDLIRKADNLINAARASCSPDAICSFPAENLPNTNAAKFAPHRWPLNNQVRDHKLGAHDQLPPHGMCH, from the coding sequence ATGAACTCCACCGACAACACGAAGGCAAACACCGATGTAGTTCCAGTCCACGCCGTAGCAGTGAAGCTTTTGCCGTTCTGCTCCAAGGAGGCGGTCTCGTGGTTCCGACGGGCAGAGGTCCAGTTCCACCTACGAAAAATTACAGACCCCCGCACCAAGGCAGATTACGTGTTGGAGGCCGTTCCTGAGGAACTTTTCCCCCGTATAGCTGCGTGGCTGGACAACCAGGTCAAGGACGTAGAATACGAAGACCTCAAGAGTTACCTCCTTCAGGAATTCACACTCAGTGTCAGCGCCCGTGCCCAGCATCTCCTAAGTATGCCACAAACACCCCTGGGAGACACCACAGCGCACACAGCCTGGAATGAGATGCAAGCTCTTGCTACACTGCCTGACCTCGACCCCAAAACCAACAAACCACGCCGTATAGACCTGCTTCGCGAGCTGTGGCTGCAGCGCCTTCCCTCCTCTGTAAGAGCGGACCTACACGAAGTGGATGACTGCCCCATGGAAGACCTAATAAGGAAGGCTGATAATCTCATCAATGCTGCCAGGGCCTCCTGCAGCCCTGATGCCATCTGCTCTTTCCCTGCCGAGAACCTTCCCAACACCAATGCTGCCAAGTTCGCTCCCCACAGGTGGCCACTCAACAACCAGGTACGTGACCACAAACTAGGAGCCCATGATCAACTACCGCCCCATGGAATGTGCCACTAA